The Corynebacterium simulans genome contains a region encoding:
- the lgt gene encoding prolipoprotein diacylglyceryl transferase, whose protein sequence is MQILANIPSPPQGVWHLGPFPLRAYALCIIVGILVAMWMTQRRYVARGGNSDVVWDAAIVIIPAGIVGGRLYHVITDHQKYFCADCNPADALKITNGGLGIWGAVALGVFAIWVMFKIKKVPMAPFADAVAPGLILAQAIGRLGNWFNQELYGRPTDVPWALDIYYRINEAGEYAPVSGRSTGEVITSVHPTFLYELVWNVAVCLFLLWAQKAWKLGHGRVFALYVAGYTLGRFFVENMRSDEATMVFGLRINVIVSVVLFIVALVVFFKLPRGQETPDEVDPARNGPKALDESQESH, encoded by the coding sequence GTGCAAATTCTCGCAAACATCCCGTCCCCGCCGCAGGGCGTGTGGCATTTAGGCCCGTTTCCGCTGCGTGCTTACGCACTTTGTATCATCGTCGGCATTCTGGTGGCGATGTGGATGACGCAGCGCCGCTACGTTGCGCGTGGCGGCAATTCCGATGTCGTGTGGGATGCGGCCATCGTCATCATCCCGGCGGGCATCGTCGGCGGGCGTTTGTATCACGTGATTACGGATCACCAGAAGTATTTCTGTGCCGACTGTAACCCGGCCGATGCCTTGAAAATCACCAACGGCGGCCTCGGTATATGGGGCGCGGTGGCGCTCGGCGTGTTCGCGATTTGGGTGATGTTCAAGATTAAAAAGGTGCCCATGGCGCCGTTTGCCGACGCCGTCGCTCCCGGTCTCATCCTTGCCCAAGCCATCGGGCGGCTCGGTAACTGGTTTAACCAGGAGCTCTACGGCCGGCCCACCGACGTTCCGTGGGCGCTGGATATTTACTACCGCATCAACGAGGCAGGGGAGTATGCGCCGGTATCGGGCCGCTCAACTGGGGAAGTAATAACGTCCGTGCACCCGACCTTCCTCTACGAGCTGGTCTGGAATGTCGCCGTGTGCTTGTTCCTGCTGTGGGCGCAAAAGGCGTGGAAGCTGGGGCACGGCCGCGTGTTTGCGCTCTATGTGGCGGGGTATACGCTGGGCCGTTTCTTCGTTGAGAATATGCGCTCGGATGAGGCCACGATGGTCTTCGGCCTGCGTATCAACGTCATTGTTTCAGTAGTGCTTTTCATCGTGGCGCTGGTGGTATTTTTCAAGCTTCCGCGCGGGCAGGAGACTCCCGATGAGGTAGATCCTGCGCGTAACGGGCCGAAAGCGCTCGATGAGTCGCAGGAATCACACTAA
- a CDS encoding TIGR02234 family membrane protein, whose translation MARRLGPLLIAAGAILLWLSSRMTWATAAVEDDKSGFSTVDMVGSFWSLELIALTLVLLAGSVAVAALRRTSRRIVAVICALAAAAVAWSPVSLLTYGADAARAQELLRAGSSDENAVNGAQISEWATVISTEAAKAGPILAIFGAACALFGAMLLVRKPGVDKPRSTKYESPAARQERIAEELETTTDSGRVMWDALDADIDPTDVKRP comes from the coding sequence ATGGCACGCCGTCTTGGCCCACTTTTAATTGCTGCAGGCGCAATCCTGCTGTGGCTTTCATCCCGCATGACGTGGGCTACCGCTGCCGTAGAAGACGATAAGTCCGGTTTCAGCACCGTCGACATGGTGGGTTCTTTCTGGTCGCTCGAGCTAATCGCGCTGACCCTTGTGCTTTTGGCCGGTTCGGTCGCCGTGGCGGCCCTGCGTCGCACCTCCCGCCGCATCGTGGCCGTCATTTGCGCGCTGGCCGCAGCCGCCGTGGCGTGGAGCCCAGTCTCCCTGCTGACCTACGGCGCCGACGCCGCTCGCGCCCAAGAACTCCTGCGCGCCGGCTCCTCCGACGAGAATGCCGTCAACGGTGCGCAAATCTCGGAGTGGGCCACCGTCATCAGCACCGAGGCTGCAAAGGCTGGCCCCATTCTTGCCATCTTCGGCGCAGCGTGCGCGCTGTTTGGGGCGATGCTGCTGGTGCGCAAACCGGGCGTCGACAAGCCCCGCTCGACCAAGTATGAAAGCCCGGCCGCGCGCCAGGAACGCATCGCCGAGGAACTGGAGACCACCACCGATTCCGGTCGCGTGATGTGGGATGCGCTCGACGCCGACATTGACCCCACGGACGTAAAACGCCCCTGA
- a CDS encoding indole-3-glycerol phosphate synthase TrpC, giving the protein MSTPIAVDHLIAGVLDDVAVREARVSFQDIKARSRSMSEPRDVRAALLRQGCSVITEIKRAVPYAGEIAHLDSPESVAQIAAQLAATGVHLMACQTDRRRFHGSLEDMRQARAAIDIPMICRDIIVDPYQIHEARCYGADAVPLQVELLEQARLEALLDRIESLGMTAILEVRTCDEVDRAIKAGGSVVAINAWSVASDAINREAFSEIVPGLPESIVRIAIGGVNSPRNVLRYASQGADAVLVGEAIMAAQDPAAAARSLVAAGQHPACPSRKSL; this is encoded by the coding sequence ATGTCCACTCCGATCGCCGTAGACCACCTGATAGCAGGTGTGCTTGACGACGTCGCCGTGCGCGAAGCCCGCGTCTCCTTCCAAGACATCAAAGCGCGCTCGCGTTCCATGAGCGAGCCTCGCGACGTCCGTGCTGCGCTGTTACGCCAGGGCTGCTCCGTGATTACCGAAATCAAACGCGCCGTGCCTTATGCCGGCGAAATCGCACATCTGGACTCTCCGGAGTCGGTGGCGCAGATTGCCGCGCAGCTAGCTGCCACGGGGGTCCACCTGATGGCCTGCCAGACCGACAGGCGGCGCTTCCACGGTTCTTTGGAGGATATGCGCCAGGCCCGCGCGGCGATCGATATCCCGATGATTTGCCGCGACATCATCGTGGACCCGTATCAGATCCACGAGGCGCGCTGCTATGGCGCGGACGCGGTGCCGCTGCAGGTGGAGCTCTTGGAGCAGGCGCGGTTGGAGGCGCTGCTCGATCGCATTGAATCGCTGGGAATGACCGCAATTTTAGAGGTGCGCACCTGTGATGAAGTCGACCGCGCCATCAAGGCCGGTGGCAGCGTGGTGGCCATTAACGCATGGTCAGTGGCCTCGGATGCCATCAACCGCGAGGCCTTCTCCGAGATTGTGCCGGGGCTGCCGGAATCCATCGTGCGCATCGCAATCGGCGGAGTGAATTCGCCACGTAACGTGTTGAGATATGCCTCCCAGGGCGCCGATGCGGTGCTGGTAGGAGAGGCCATCATGGCGGCCCAAGACCCCGCCGCCGCGGCGCGTTCCTTGGTCGCTGCTGGCCAGCACCCGGCGTGCCCTTCGCGGAAGTCTCTTTAG
- the pyk gene encoding pyruvate kinase has product MDRRTKIVCTLGPAVASKDGILRLVQEGMDVARLNMSHGEHTDHEANYRWVREATDETGRAVGILADLQGPKIRLGRFINGEEMWADGEIVRITVDDVEGTHDRVSTTYKNLAKDAKAGDRLLIDDGKVAVVCKEVDGNDVVCEVTEGGPVSNNKGVSLPGMDISVPALSEKDIADLRFALQLGVDMIALSFVRSPADVDLVHAIMDEEGRRVPVIAKLEKPEAVDALESIVLAFDAIMIARGDLGVEVPLEQVPLFQKRAIQIARENAKPVIVATQMLDSMISNLRPTRAEASDVANAVLDGADAVMLSGETSVGIDPQNVVRTMSRIVQNAESDGQVPPLSHVPRTKRGVVSYSARDIAERLNAKAIVAFTTSGDTAKRVARLHSKLPLLAFTPFPEVRSQLALTWGAQTFLSDAVDSTDDMMATIDRSLLAMDSYKEGDLIVVIAGTPPGIAGNTNMIQCHMLGGSR; this is encoded by the coding sequence TTGGATAGAAGAACCAAAATCGTTTGTACCTTAGGTCCCGCTGTGGCAAGCAAGGACGGAATCCTGCGCCTCGTGCAAGAGGGCATGGACGTCGCTCGCCTTAACATGTCCCACGGCGAGCACACCGACCACGAAGCCAATTATCGCTGGGTACGTGAGGCTACCGATGAAACTGGCCGCGCCGTCGGCATCCTAGCCGACCTGCAGGGGCCGAAAATCCGCCTGGGTCGCTTCATCAACGGCGAGGAGATGTGGGCAGATGGTGAAATCGTTCGCATCACCGTCGACGACGTCGAAGGCACCCACGACCGCGTTTCCACCACCTACAAGAACCTCGCGAAGGATGCGAAGGCCGGCGACCGACTGCTTATCGACGACGGCAAGGTCGCCGTGGTCTGTAAAGAAGTAGATGGCAACGACGTCGTCTGTGAGGTCACTGAAGGTGGCCCCGTATCCAACAACAAAGGTGTTTCCCTGCCCGGCATGGATATCTCCGTGCCGGCTCTATCCGAAAAGGACATCGCCGACCTGCGCTTCGCTTTGCAGCTCGGCGTCGATATGATCGCGCTGTCCTTCGTACGCTCGCCAGCCGACGTCGACTTGGTCCACGCCATCATGGACGAAGAGGGCCGCCGCGTGCCGGTCATCGCGAAGCTGGAGAAGCCGGAGGCGGTCGATGCTCTGGAGTCCATCGTCCTTGCTTTCGACGCCATCATGATTGCCCGTGGTGACCTGGGCGTCGAGGTACCGCTCGAGCAGGTGCCGCTGTTCCAGAAGCGCGCCATCCAAATCGCGCGTGAAAACGCTAAGCCGGTCATCGTGGCAACCCAGATGCTGGATTCCATGATCAGCAACCTGCGCCCGACCCGCGCGGAAGCATCGGATGTGGCCAATGCCGTGCTCGATGGCGCCGACGCCGTCATGCTCTCAGGCGAGACCTCCGTGGGCATCGACCCGCAGAACGTCGTGCGCACCATGTCTCGTATCGTGCAGAATGCCGAGTCCGATGGCCAGGTGCCGCCGCTTTCGCACGTTCCACGCACCAAGCGCGGCGTGGTGTCCTACTCAGCGCGCGACATCGCGGAGCGCCTGAATGCGAAGGCAATCGTTGCCTTCACCACCTCCGGCGATACCGCAAAGCGCGTGGCGCGTTTGCACTCCAAGCTGCCACTGCTGGCGTTTACCCCGTTCCCGGAGGTGCGCTCGCAGCTGGCCCTGACCTGGGGTGCGCAGACCTTCCTGAGTGATGCCGTGGACTCCACCGACGACATGATGGCTACCATCGACCGCTCGCTGCTGGCCATGGATAGTTACAAGGAAGGCGACCTTATCGTCGTTATCGCTGGCACCCCGCCGGGAATTGCGGGCAACACCAACATGATTCAGTGCCACATGTTGGGTGGAAGCCGCTAA
- a CDS encoding glycogen/starch/alpha-glucan phosphorylase, with protein sequence MSQPKHSAFQSTVPAHVRSAAGVSPSAASQRKFWSGLSSAVVAEIADNWEATRAAYSATRQQHYFSAEFLQGRALLNNLTNLDLVDEAKAAAKAAGRELSDVLEAEHDAALGNGGLGRLAACFLDSAVTQDYPVTGYGLLYRYGLFRQSFENGHQKEQPDAWMENGYEFVIRRASDQRRVHFDDMDVRAIPYDMPITGYGTDNVGTLRLWKSEPIDEFDYDAFNSQRFTDAIVERERVMDICRVLYPNDTTYEGKVLRVRQQYFFVSASLQQMIDNYIAHHGDDLRGFAKYNCIQLNDTHPVLAIPELLRLLLDDHGLSWDDAWQVVTETFAYTNHTVLAEALESWEVSIFQKLFWRIWQLVEEIDRRFRLDMEARGVDSQRIEYMAPVSNGQVHMAWIACYAAFSINGVAALHTEIIKADTLCEWHELWPEKFNNKTNGVTPRRWLKMCNPRLAKLLTKQSGSDEWVTDLNSLASLTQLSENKKVLRKLMEVKHKNKVDFAEWIMQHHGAEVDPDSIFDVQIKRLHEYKRQLLNALYILDLYFRIKEDGESVPKRTFIFGAKAAPGYVRAKEIIKLINSIAELVNNDEDTRDVIRVVFVENYNVSPAEHIIPAADISEQISVAGKEASGTSNMKFMMNGALTLGTMDGANVEIVEAVGEDNAYIFGASNEELPALRESYNPGELYESVSGLKRVLDALNNGTLGHENSGVFGDLRSSLLDGQGIHAQDTYYVLGDFDSYRKTRDRMAQDYVDAPLDWAKKAWLNICLSGRFSSDRTIADYAAEVWKLNPTPINK encoded by the coding sequence ATGAGCCAGCCCAAGCACTCTGCTTTTCAGTCCACTGTCCCCGCACACGTGCGCTCCGCTGCCGGGGTTAGCCCTTCTGCTGCCAGCCAGCGCAAATTCTGGTCCGGCTTATCTTCTGCTGTCGTAGCCGAAATCGCTGACAATTGGGAAGCCACCCGCGCTGCCTACTCTGCGACCCGCCAGCAGCACTACTTTTCCGCTGAGTTCCTACAAGGCCGCGCGCTGCTTAATAACCTCACCAATCTGGACTTGGTCGACGAAGCCAAGGCCGCAGCGAAGGCAGCCGGCCGCGAGCTTTCCGACGTCCTCGAGGCCGAGCACGACGCCGCCCTCGGCAATGGTGGCCTAGGCCGACTCGCTGCTTGCTTCCTCGATTCGGCGGTCACGCAGGACTACCCAGTCACCGGCTACGGCCTGCTCTACCGCTACGGCTTGTTCCGCCAATCCTTTGAAAATGGGCACCAAAAGGAGCAGCCTGACGCATGGATGGAAAACGGTTACGAGTTTGTCATTCGCCGTGCTTCCGATCAGCGTCGTGTGCACTTCGATGACATGGACGTCCGTGCGATTCCCTATGACATGCCTATTACCGGCTACGGCACCGACAACGTCGGCACCCTGCGCCTGTGGAAGTCCGAACCCATCGACGAATTTGACTACGATGCGTTCAACTCACAGCGGTTTACCGACGCCATCGTCGAGCGCGAGCGCGTCATGGACATCTGCCGAGTGCTCTACCCCAACGACACGACCTACGAGGGCAAGGTGCTGCGCGTGCGCCAGCAGTACTTCTTCGTTTCTGCTTCGCTGCAGCAGATGATCGATAACTACATCGCCCACCACGGCGACGACCTGCGCGGATTCGCGAAGTACAACTGCATCCAGCTCAACGACACACACCCGGTGCTGGCGATTCCAGAGCTTTTGCGCCTGCTTCTCGACGACCACGGCTTGTCCTGGGACGATGCCTGGCAGGTTGTCACAGAGACTTTTGCTTATACCAACCACACCGTTCTCGCCGAGGCGCTGGAGAGCTGGGAAGTGTCTATCTTCCAGAAGCTGTTTTGGCGCATCTGGCAGTTGGTGGAAGAAATCGACCGTCGTTTCCGGCTGGATATGGAAGCTCGAGGCGTCGATTCCCAGCGCATCGAGTACATGGCGCCGGTGTCCAACGGGCAGGTGCACATGGCGTGGATTGCCTGCTACGCGGCGTTTTCTATCAACGGCGTCGCCGCCCTGCATACGGAAATCATCAAGGCCGACACGCTCTGCGAGTGGCATGAATTGTGGCCGGAGAAATTCAACAACAAGACCAACGGTGTCACGCCTCGCCGGTGGCTGAAGATGTGTAACCCGCGCCTGGCGAAGCTTCTGACCAAGCAGTCCGGTTCTGATGAGTGGGTCACCGACCTTAACTCACTTGCCTCGCTTACCCAGCTTTCTGAGAACAAGAAGGTTCTGCGCAAGCTCATGGAGGTAAAGCACAAAAACAAAGTCGACTTCGCAGAGTGGATCATGCAGCATCACGGCGCGGAAGTCGACCCGGATTCTATCTTCGACGTGCAGATCAAGCGCCTGCACGAGTACAAGCGTCAGCTGTTGAATGCGCTTTATATCCTGGACTTGTATTTCCGTATCAAGGAAGACGGCGAGTCCGTGCCGAAGCGTACCTTCATCTTTGGTGCGAAGGCCGCCCCGGGCTATGTCCGTGCTAAGGAGATCATCAAGCTCATCAACTCCATCGCTGAGCTGGTCAACAACGACGAGGACACCCGCGATGTCATTCGCGTTGTGTTCGTGGAAAATTACAACGTCTCCCCTGCCGAGCACATCATCCCGGCCGCCGACATCTCGGAGCAGATTTCGGTGGCGGGTAAGGAAGCATCCGGCACCTCGAACATGAAGTTCATGATGAATGGCGCGCTCACCTTGGGAACGATGGACGGGGCAAACGTTGAAATCGTGGAGGCAGTCGGCGAGGACAACGCGTATATCTTCGGCGCTTCCAACGAGGAGTTGCCAGCGCTACGAGAGTCTTATAATCCTGGCGAGCTCTACGAATCCGTTTCGGGTTTGAAGCGTGTTCTGGATGCCCTCAACAATGGCACTTTAGGCCACGAGAACTCCGGTGTGTTCGGCGACTTGCGCTCCTCGCTTCTCGACGGCCAGGGTATCCACGCCCAAGACACCTACTACGTCCTCGGTGACTTCGACTCTTACCGGAAGACCCGCGACCGCATGGCGCAAGACTACGTCGACGCCCCACTCGACTGGGCCAAGAAAGCCTGGCTGAATATCTGCTTGTCCGGCCGCTTCTCCTCTGATCGTACGATTGCCGATTACGCCGCCGAAGTCTGGAAGCTCAACCCCACCCCAATTAATAAGTAA
- a CDS encoding HNH endonuclease signature motif containing protein, whose product MNLQTYLQARARGVDLLAEAAALSKSEIMALGASPDDADHLIRLAEPYFGKTPYTRKQARALAGARRRGHGLSVLARIEKYVARVRNRHHAWDLRVELCHAPANNVDGLARARLREILTPPQPQPQVSHTRYSNGLGAIRITDKAMTIEDFRAIISHADGALEGFRALVAGKASGGAVKVSTSAIVYLDQLDRIVNGEGEEVTIELSNGAVVSGAQYIQRALAQHGEAVLVHPLAGPVDAFRTQRIANDKQRAILKAKFRECVWPGCSVPFDDCQIHHIEAWNHGGHTNLQNLVPLCAYHNGLNQDDPLGPAHRGRITLIDGHLAWLSPKTGRPLFLKHNLRPPP is encoded by the coding sequence ATGAACCTTCAGACGTATTTGCAAGCACGGGCGCGCGGCGTGGATCTTCTCGCCGAGGCGGCCGCGTTAAGCAAGTCTGAAATCATGGCTTTAGGCGCAAGCCCCGATGACGCCGATCACCTCATCCGCCTCGCCGAGCCTTATTTTGGCAAGACGCCGTATACCCGCAAACAGGCTCGTGCGCTCGCCGGAGCGCGGCGCCGTGGTCATGGATTGAGCGTGCTGGCCCGGATCGAAAAATATGTCGCGCGGGTGCGCAACCGCCATCACGCGTGGGACCTAAGAGTCGAGTTGTGCCACGCGCCAGCCAATAACGTGGACGGACTCGCGCGCGCTCGGTTACGCGAGATCCTCACTCCGCCGCAGCCCCAGCCTCAGGTATCGCATACCCGGTACTCCAACGGCCTGGGCGCAATCCGTATCACCGATAAGGCGATGACCATCGAGGACTTTCGCGCCATCATTTCGCATGCGGACGGCGCCCTTGAGGGTTTTCGCGCGTTGGTGGCCGGAAAGGCGAGCGGAGGGGCCGTTAAAGTGTCGACCTCGGCGATTGTTTACCTTGACCAACTCGACCGCATCGTAAACGGTGAGGGTGAGGAGGTCACCATTGAGCTGAGCAACGGCGCGGTGGTCTCTGGCGCGCAGTATATTCAGCGCGCGCTGGCCCAGCATGGGGAGGCCGTCCTCGTGCATCCGCTGGCTGGGCCGGTCGATGCTTTCCGAACTCAGCGCATCGCAAACGATAAACAGCGTGCCATACTCAAAGCGAAGTTCCGCGAGTGCGTGTGGCCGGGATGTTCCGTGCCTTTCGACGACTGCCAAATCCACCACATCGAAGCGTGGAACCACGGCGGGCACACCAACCTACAAAATTTGGTGCCACTTTGCGCCTATCACAACGGGCTCAACCAGGACGATCCACTAGGGCCCGCGCATCGCGGTCGCATCACGCTTATCGACGGCCATCTTGCCTGGCTTTCACCCAAAACCGGCAGGCCGTTGTTTCTAAAACACAACCTCCGCCCGCCACCCTAG
- a CDS encoding amidohydrolase: protein MADSTKIANHLKDCRVDLSWQREFYEDLHAHPELSHEEERTAGRILERLRAFDCEIVQPIGGFGAVAIFRNGPGPTALFRADFDGLPVQEETAVAYASRNGNMHACGHDMHTTALLGACALLDAHRDAWSGTFLALFQPAEESSMGAKYMLADSLTTRVPKPDICLGQHVMPGKAGDVLSRPGAIMAGCDSLRITIHGCSAHASMPHAAVDPTYIAAMVITRLQAIVGREVAPHDFFVISVGELHSGDKNNIIPETAELVLNTRYYKPDVAKRVYASLERMVRAECEASGAPKPPEFEYFAHGEVTDNDPGAHETVRAVFDAAFGAASGTAEPSTASEDFCYLPQAWGVPYYFWFIGSTPAELADNPPVNHQATFLPDYEPTVASSTQAATAAVLAYLAN, encoded by the coding sequence ATGGCAGATTCCACCAAAATCGCAAACCACTTGAAAGACTGCCGCGTAGACCTCAGCTGGCAGCGCGAATTCTACGAGGACCTTCACGCTCACCCTGAGCTCTCCCACGAAGAAGAGCGCACCGCCGGCCGAATCCTCGAGCGCCTGCGCGCTTTCGACTGCGAGATTGTCCAGCCCATCGGCGGCTTCGGAGCTGTGGCCATCTTCCGCAACGGCCCCGGGCCCACCGCTCTTTTCCGCGCTGACTTCGACGGGCTGCCCGTGCAAGAGGAAACGGCAGTTGCATACGCCTCCCGCAACGGCAACATGCATGCTTGCGGCCACGACATGCACACTACAGCGCTGCTGGGAGCCTGCGCGCTTCTCGACGCCCACCGCGACGCCTGGTCCGGCACCTTCCTCGCTCTTTTTCAGCCAGCAGAAGAATCTTCCATGGGAGCAAAATATATGCTGGCCGATTCCCTTACTACCCGCGTCCCCAAACCCGACATCTGCCTCGGCCAACACGTTATGCCCGGCAAAGCAGGCGATGTTCTGTCCCGCCCCGGAGCAATCATGGCCGGTTGCGACTCCCTGCGCATCACCATTCACGGATGCTCGGCACATGCCTCGATGCCGCACGCAGCCGTTGACCCGACCTATATCGCCGCCATGGTCATCACGCGTTTGCAAGCCATCGTTGGACGCGAGGTGGCACCGCATGACTTCTTTGTCATTTCTGTAGGGGAGCTGCATTCAGGCGATAAAAACAACATCATTCCTGAGACCGCCGAGCTGGTGTTGAATACCCGTTATTACAAACCGGACGTCGCCAAGCGTGTGTATGCCTCCCTCGAGCGAATGGTGCGCGCGGAATGCGAAGCCTCCGGCGCCCCAAAGCCGCCGGAATTCGAGTACTTTGCTCACGGCGAAGTCACCGACAACGATCCTGGCGCCCACGAAACCGTGCGCGCAGTCTTCGACGCCGCCTTCGGCGCAGCCTCGGGTACTGCCGAACCTTCGACGGCCTCCGAGGACTTTTGTTACCTGCCCCAAGCTTGGGGTGTGCCGTATTATTTCTGGTTTATTGGCTCGACGCCCGCGGAACTGGCAGATAACCCACCCGTCAACCACCAAGCGACATTCCTACCCGATTATGAACCCACCGTGGCGTCGAGTACCCAAGCCGCCACAGCAGCGGTGCTGGCCTACCTCGCAAATTAA